In Oceanidesulfovibrio indonesiensis, a single window of DNA contains:
- a CDS encoding phosphatase domain-containing putative toxin — protein MTRKKDAPAYTLHWVTDQLAVGQAPMSYDQLDAIKDQGVTAIMNLCAEFCDLHDIESGHGFDVYYLPIPDEEAPDMPAMEEALAWLDEAIYLGKKVLIHCRHGIGRTGTVLNAYLLRRGLGHKLAGKKLKGLKSQPANFNQWWTLRKYGRRTGKLTVREPSLEYKHLVDLSPFFGDYEALTARAEERIRIEEGDCARCGQGHTNCCSTPIRLSFAEAVYVSHRINVTLPSEKRQQLISRAMAAARTEASTTRGLESATDEWCLAVSGAMCPLLEDERCLLYPSRPLQCRTFELSETSQEELWNTELEPALSKLSQDIFLAFTGFFPDESPPRLTLPDVVSGRYVQRFFKYLLEHQKR, from the coding sequence ATGACTCGCAAAAAAGATGCTCCGGCCTATACCCTGCACTGGGTCACGGACCAACTCGCCGTGGGCCAGGCGCCCATGTCCTACGACCAGCTGGACGCCATCAAGGACCAGGGCGTCACGGCGATCATGAACCTCTGCGCCGAGTTCTGCGACCTCCACGACATCGAATCCGGCCACGGGTTCGATGTCTACTATCTGCCAATACCGGACGAGGAAGCCCCGGACATGCCGGCCATGGAAGAGGCGCTGGCCTGGCTGGACGAGGCCATCTACCTGGGCAAGAAGGTCCTCATCCACTGCCGCCACGGCATCGGCCGCACCGGCACAGTGCTCAACGCCTATCTTCTGCGCCGTGGCCTGGGCCACAAACTGGCCGGCAAGAAACTCAAGGGACTCAAGTCCCAGCCCGCCAACTTCAACCAATGGTGGACCCTGCGCAAATACGGCAGGCGCACCGGCAAACTCACAGTGCGGGAGCCATCGCTCGAATACAAACACCTCGTGGACCTCTCGCCTTTTTTCGGCGATTACGAGGCCCTCACCGCCCGCGCCGAGGAGCGCATCCGCATCGAGGAGGGGGATTGCGCACGCTGCGGCCAGGGCCACACCAACTGCTGCAGCACGCCGATCCGGCTGAGCTTCGCCGAGGCCGTGTATGTAAGCCACCGCATCAACGTAACCCTCCCCAGCGAGAAACGACAGCAACTCATCTCCCGCGCCATGGCCGCGGCGCGCACCGAGGCGTCCACGACGCGCGGCCTGGAGAGCGCCACGGACGAATGGTGTCTCGCAGTATCCGGCGCGATGTGTCCGCTGCTGGAGGACGAGCGCTGCCTGCTCTACCCGTCCAGGCCCTTGCAGTGCCGCACCTTCGAGTTGTCCGAAACGTCGCAGGAAGAGCTCTGGAATACCGAACTGGAGCCGGCGCTTTCCAAACTATCCCAGGATATCTTTCTGGCCTTCACCGGTTTTTTTCCGGATGAATCGCCCCCCCGGCTTACTCTGCCGGACGTGGTTTCCGGCCGCTACGTGCAACGCTTCTTCAAATACCTGCTCGAACACCAGAAACGCTGA
- a CDS encoding phosphate/phosphite/phosphonate ABC transporter substrate-binding protein: MTQKYSNFLPPFRCALLLLAVLLLLACGVYGCSDLPGEMDDTPVRKVDLDNRREILIPSPEEAVTYAYLPQYSHTTSYARHRLLTEYLSRETGLNIRQVFPDTFEEHVAMVARGEIDISYSNPMVYLRLADMGAYAFARVVEASGKPSFRGQIIARADNEEIRTLRDCVGKRWIAVDPDSAGGFLFVLGHFMMNGILPGDFKSIDFAPGPGGKQEKVAMSVYAGTYDFGSIREGTLDVVADKIDISRLRIVDQTRSYPGWVYAARKDLDPDVVDKIANAMFSLDKSKAQDALILGAADIENIIPAQDEDYEPTRELRIRLGQLAFDATD; this comes from the coding sequence ATGACCCAAAAATACTCGAATTTCCTTCCCCCATTCCGCTGCGCGCTGCTCCTGCTCGCCGTGCTCCTCCTGCTGGCATGCGGCGTTTACGGTTGCAGCGATCTGCCCGGCGAGATGGACGACACACCTGTCCGCAAGGTGGACCTGGACAATCGCCGCGAGATCCTCATTCCCTCACCGGAAGAAGCCGTCACCTACGCTTACCTGCCCCAGTATTCGCACACCACATCCTACGCCCGGCACAGGCTGCTCACAGAGTACCTGAGCAGGGAAACCGGCCTGAACATCCGCCAGGTGTTCCCCGACACTTTTGAGGAACATGTGGCCATGGTGGCCCGTGGGGAGATCGACATCTCCTACTCCAACCCCATGGTCTATCTGCGCTTGGCCGACATGGGGGCGTACGCGTTCGCACGCGTGGTGGAGGCCTCCGGCAAACCGTCCTTCCGCGGACAGATCATCGCCCGGGCGGACAATGAGGAAATCCGCACGCTCCGGGACTGCGTCGGCAAACGATGGATCGCCGTGGATCCGGACTCGGCCGGCGGTTTCCTCTTCGTGCTCGGCCATTTCATGATGAACGGCATCCTGCCCGGAGACTTCAAGTCCATCGACTTCGCGCCCGGTCCAGGCGGCAAGCAGGAAAAGGTCGCCATGTCCGTGTATGCCGGAACCTACGACTTCGGCTCCATACGCGAGGGCACCCTGGACGTTGTTGCGGACAAGATAGACATATCCAGACTGCGTATCGTGGACCAGACCCGTTCTTACCCCGGCTGGGTTTATGCCGCCCGCAAGGATCTGGATCCTGATGTGGTCGACAAGATCGCGAACGCGATGTTCTCCTTGGACAAATCCAAGGCTCAGGATGCGCTTATCCTGGGAGCTGCGGATATCGAGAACATCATTCCGGCACAGGACGAGGACTACGAACCGACGCGCGAGCTGCGAATCCGGCTGGGCCAGCTGGCTTTCGATGCAACAGACTGA
- a CDS encoding response regulator yields the protein MARIIVLDDVSDQGTLVKRILERKGHEVAAFTEEEDAISFAGKTPPDLAILDIKLKKMTGVEVLEEIKKVAPQVKVIMLTGYPTLETARESVRLGASDYCVKPIDKDELESKVEEVLAT from the coding sequence ATGGCACGGATAATCGTACTGGACGACGTGAGCGACCAGGGAACACTGGTCAAACGCATATTGGAACGCAAGGGACATGAGGTGGCTGCATTCACCGAGGAGGAGGACGCCATCAGCTTTGCGGGTAAAACTCCCCCGGACCTCGCCATTCTGGACATCAAGCTGAAGAAGATGACCGGTGTGGAGGTGCTGGAGGAAATCAAGAAGGTCGCACCGCAGGTCAAGGTGATAATGCTTACCGGATACCCCACGCTGGAAACGGCCCGGGAATCCGTCCGCCTCGGCGCTTCGGACTACTGCGTCAAACCCATTGACAAGGACGAGCTCGAAAGCAAGGTGGAGGAAGTGCTCGCCACATGA
- a CDS encoding PEP/pyruvate-binding domain-containing protein produces MPIGQLFKHWTYQVFAPGSLLRAKYTAFKSLLEQDDYAMQRIADLEEIHYGGRLVDWAMIRSLCDELSGSVEQCVRELMEMSPTRYMGLMEFFRKIDFYVRMGVDLPEPNLAPPYVIPLAGAAGDIALAGGKAAAIARAAARVPTPPGLVLTTRAFEYFLETAALRDPIKAALSRVDLADSETVRVASQTLVPLVRNAEMPKAAVEELKRALPILEQETRDMGLARDDAEVRFAVRSSGVFEDGSRSFAGQFESVLNVPASGLVDACKEVLASRYHQSAIAYRVRAGLADEETPMAVLVMPMIDARNAGVVLSRDASRGGARRAGIYVVDGPGQSLVDGSRSGLTYQVERDENDALSLAPTTTPPPLLRTGDSLLDLARYAVRLEQAAAEEENAEALPPAREIEWVEDVSGSLWVLQSRPYAGLEEVDSRPAKEPEDVPDAPVLADLEVAAPGAGAGVVVHALGVPETSPPEGAVLVTATLPPQLASFVHLLSGVVSGAGSRASHLASVAREHGCPVFVSTDQDPFAALPEGSEVTLSHRRGRGRVHAGRLEALAGEKRPELHLEETPAGKRLAAVMPRISPLNLTNPDSLEFAPEHCRSLHDLIRFVHEKSVAEMFSLVDKGGRSMTRSKKLKTDLPIVLYVLDLEGGLFPSAAQSTEITQDDIASVPLWAVWWGLSDQEADWSQGMTHVDWAEFDRVSAGIFSKDAKFLASYAVISAHYMHMMIRFGYHFSVLDSMCGPDAKNNYINFRFQGGGAPYAQRRRRLEFIRRILSHYEFEIEIRGDMLEAQLKRQSEGMTQRRLAMLGYLMAVTRLLDMALVDDQATESALATFLRKTDR; encoded by the coding sequence ATGCCCATCGGCCAACTCTTCAAACACTGGACCTACCAGGTCTTCGCGCCAGGCAGCCTGCTGCGGGCCAAGTATACGGCGTTCAAGTCCCTGCTGGAGCAGGACGACTACGCCATGCAGCGCATCGCCGACCTGGAGGAAATCCACTACGGAGGCCGGCTTGTGGACTGGGCCATGATCCGCAGCCTCTGCGATGAGCTTTCCGGTTCCGTGGAGCAGTGCGTGCGCGAGCTCATGGAGATGAGCCCCACACGTTACATGGGTCTCATGGAGTTTTTCCGTAAGATTGATTTCTACGTTCGCATGGGCGTGGACCTGCCCGAACCGAACCTTGCACCGCCATACGTCATTCCCCTGGCCGGAGCCGCCGGAGACATCGCCCTCGCAGGCGGCAAGGCGGCGGCAATCGCCCGGGCCGCCGCACGGGTCCCCACACCGCCGGGCCTGGTGCTCACCACACGCGCCTTCGAGTACTTTCTGGAGACAGCCGCCCTGCGCGACCCGATCAAGGCGGCGCTCTCCCGCGTGGACCTCGCCGACTCCGAAACCGTTCGCGTTGCGTCTCAAACCCTCGTCCCACTGGTGCGCAACGCCGAGATGCCCAAGGCTGCGGTCGAGGAACTGAAACGCGCGCTTCCCATCCTGGAGCAGGAAACGCGAGATATGGGACTGGCTCGCGACGACGCCGAGGTGCGCTTTGCCGTGCGTTCGTCGGGCGTATTCGAGGACGGCAGCCGTTCTTTCGCCGGCCAGTTCGAATCCGTGCTCAATGTCCCGGCATCCGGGCTGGTGGATGCCTGCAAGGAGGTCCTCGCCTCGCGCTACCATCAGTCCGCAATTGCTTATCGCGTCAGGGCCGGGCTGGCCGACGAGGAAACGCCCATGGCCGTGCTCGTCATGCCCATGATCGACGCACGCAATGCCGGCGTGGTGCTCAGCCGGGACGCTTCCCGCGGCGGCGCCAGGCGCGCCGGCATCTACGTGGTGGATGGCCCGGGCCAGAGCCTGGTGGACGGCTCGCGCAGTGGCCTCACATACCAGGTGGAACGCGACGAGAATGACGCCCTTTCCCTGGCGCCCACCACCACGCCGCCGCCTCTACTGCGAACCGGAGACAGCCTGCTGGATCTGGCGCGCTACGCCGTAAGGCTGGAGCAGGCCGCCGCTGAAGAGGAGAACGCCGAGGCACTGCCCCCGGCGCGTGAGATCGAATGGGTCGAGGACGTCTCGGGATCGCTCTGGGTGCTCCAGTCACGGCCATACGCAGGGCTCGAGGAGGTGGACAGCCGCCCCGCGAAGGAACCCGAAGACGTGCCGGACGCTCCAGTCCTGGCCGATCTGGAAGTAGCCGCCCCGGGCGCAGGCGCAGGCGTTGTGGTCCATGCCTTGGGCGTCCCGGAAACATCGCCTCCGGAAGGCGCCGTGCTCGTCACCGCCACCTTGCCGCCGCAGCTTGCCAGCTTCGTGCACTTGCTTTCCGGCGTTGTTTCCGGAGCAGGCAGCCGGGCCAGCCACCTCGCATCCGTGGCCCGGGAGCATGGATGTCCCGTATTCGTCTCGACCGATCAGGACCCTTTCGCCGCTCTGCCCGAGGGCTCAGAAGTCACGCTCTCGCACCGGCGCGGTCGCGGCCGGGTGCATGCCGGCAGACTGGAGGCCCTGGCCGGCGAGAAACGACCCGAGTTGCATCTGGAGGAAACCCCGGCGGGAAAGCGTCTGGCCGCCGTCATGCCCAGGATATCGCCGCTCAACCTGACGAATCCCGACTCTCTGGAATTCGCTCCCGAGCACTGCCGCTCTCTCCACGATCTCATCCGCTTCGTGCACGAGAAGTCCGTAGCCGAGATGTTCTCTCTGGTGGACAAGGGCGGCCGCTCCATGACTCGATCCAAAAAGCTGAAGACCGACCTGCCCATCGTGCTCTACGTGCTGGACCTGGAAGGCGGTCTGTTCCCTTCCGCGGCGCAGAGCACGGAGATCACCCAGGACGACATCGCCAGCGTGCCGCTCTGGGCGGTCTGGTGGGGACTTTCCGACCAGGAGGCCGACTGGTCACAGGGCATGACCCATGTGGACTGGGCCGAGTTCGACCGCGTGAGCGCAGGCATCTTTTCCAAGGACGCCAAGTTCCTTGCGAGCTACGCCGTCATTTCCGCACACTACATGCACATGATGATCCGCTTCGGCTACCACTTCTCCGTGCTCGATTCCATGTGCGGTCCCGACGCCAAGAACAACTACATCAACTTCCGATTCCAGGGCGGCGGCGCTCCATATGCACAGCGCCGGCGACGCCTGGAGTTCATCCGCCGCATCCTGTCCCATTACGAGTTCGAGATCGAAATCCGCGGCGACATGCTGGAAGCGCAGCTCAAACGGCAGAGCGAAGGCATGACCCAGCGCCGGCTCGCCATGCTCGGTTACCTCATGGCCGTAACCCGCCTGCTGGACATGGCGCTCGTGGACGATCAGGCCACGGAATCCGCACTGGCCACATTCCTCCGGAAAACGGACCGATGA
- a CDS encoding response regulator, which produces MARILVVDDEESIQETFSFFLRKASHEVTAVGSVSEAFEALDRQPYELIITDILMPGDTGDVILDRVAREDEPPTVIMVTGQPDLEAMTGMMRRGAYDYLAKPVRKQTLLSTVGRALEHRQLTLSAERLARENERYREHLERLVEERTEALDTTNQRLMGEIEERMNAEAFMARQRDLALALSRAATQEEALVAILDAVQALEGVDASGIHLLQDTQEEAPFELFMTRGLPDNFPDYFHSISPGMPFYETLIAGAPLHTNEVSEEMDAIVRSPNPAMLQPFSTISMLPVRYGGKTVAMMNICSRDSIPPLSMRFLEAIAECLGGVIARVALKTVWDEQADREKAAALGFSFPPLRSWGIWEWDPASDKLFWSYSLCRLLVLPHRTRVTALETFFPHLPPKDAAAFEKLLRDAADGTSEPLTECTVQLIDTSGRVRSVLLICRAPLPERPRCMGMFISLDAEDVDAENASPQTSSVPSCTNHDERNES; this is translated from the coding sequence ATGGCGCGCATACTCGTAGTGGACGACGAAGAATCCATCCAGGAGACTTTCTCCTTTTTCCTGCGCAAGGCCTCACACGAAGTCACGGCTGTGGGGTCCGTTTCCGAGGCGTTTGAAGCCCTGGACCGGCAGCCTTACGAACTCATCATAACGGACATCCTCATGCCCGGCGACACCGGCGACGTCATCCTGGACCGGGTCGCCCGGGAGGATGAACCGCCCACCGTCATCATGGTCACGGGCCAACCCGACCTGGAAGCCATGACCGGAATGATGCGCCGCGGCGCATACGACTACCTGGCCAAGCCCGTACGCAAGCAAACTCTGCTGTCCACGGTGGGGCGCGCTCTGGAGCACCGCCAACTCACCCTTTCGGCCGAACGTCTCGCCAGGGAGAACGAGCGCTACCGCGAGCACCTCGAACGTCTGGTGGAGGAGCGCACCGAAGCGCTGGACACAACGAATCAGCGGCTCATGGGCGAAATTGAAGAACGCATGAATGCCGAGGCGTTTATGGCCCGTCAACGGGATCTCGCTTTGGCGTTGAGCCGGGCTGCAACCCAGGAGGAAGCCCTCGTTGCCATTCTCGATGCGGTACAGGCACTGGAGGGCGTGGATGCGAGCGGCATCCACCTGCTTCAGGACACGCAGGAGGAAGCTCCGTTCGAACTGTTCATGACGCGCGGATTGCCCGACAACTTCCCCGACTATTTCCATTCCATCTCTCCGGGAATGCCCTTTTATGAAACACTCATCGCGGGCGCGCCCCTGCATACGAACGAAGTGTCCGAAGAGATGGATGCGATTGTACGCTCTCCGAACCCTGCAATGCTCCAACCATTCTCCACAATCTCCATGCTGCCCGTGCGCTACGGCGGCAAGACCGTGGCGATGATGAACATCTGCTCGCGCGACTCCATCCCCCCTCTTTCGATGCGCTTTCTGGAAGCAATCGCCGAGTGCCTGGGCGGCGTCATTGCACGGGTCGCGCTCAAAACAGTCTGGGACGAACAGGCAGACCGTGAAAAAGCCGCGGCCCTCGGTTTTTCATTCCCTCCCTTGCGTTCCTGGGGCATCTGGGAGTGGGATCCGGCCTCGGATAAACTCTTCTGGTCGTACTCCCTGTGCCGGTTGCTCGTGCTGCCGCATCGCACCAGAGTCACAGCGCTTGAAACGTTTTTCCCCCACTTGCCCCCAAAGGACGCCGCGGCGTTTGAAAAACTACTCCGCGACGCTGCCGACGGCACGTCGGAGCCGCTCACCGAATGCACGGTCCAGCTCATCGACACCTCCGGCCGCGTACGGTCCGTTCTGCTCATCTGCCGTGCGCCGTTGCCGGAACGACCACGTTGCATGGGGATGTTCATCTCGTTGGATGCCGAAGACGTCGACGCCGAAAATGCGTCCCCCCAGACTTCTTCTGTTCCATCCTGCACGAACCACGACGAACGAAACGAATCATGA
- a CDS encoding rhodanese-like domain-containing protein, giving the protein MMTHAALRVCIILMLAAVFTLGLASQAWTEESVARMDKDTLKSRLGDPGLMILDVRTNSDWNGSEFKLPGAVRLSPDDVEDAVGKLDPTKEYVLYCA; this is encoded by the coding sequence ATGATGACGCATGCCGCACTCAGAGTTTGCATCATATTGATGCTCGCCGCCGTGTTTACGCTCGGCTTGGCGTCCCAGGCCTGGACCGAGGAGTCCGTGGCCCGCATGGACAAGGACACTTTGAAATCCAGACTCGGCGATCCCGGTCTGATGATTCTGGACGTTCGCACCAACTCCGACTGGAACGGCAGCGAGTTCAAGCTGCCCGGGGCAGTACGGCTCAGCCCGGACGACGTCGAAGATGCGGTCGGAAAGCTTGATCCAACCAAGGAGTACGTCCTCTACTGCGCCTGA
- a CDS encoding phosphoadenosine phosphosulfate reductase family protein: MTTGQQLIKKIEVALALLEDARTRHGGRMAVAFSGGKDSLVALHLVRTMHGGDIPLPVLSIDTGVKFPEVTAFRDRIAQEWGFGLHIVQDETWAEMAAAGSMPSPNSLECCRVLKVAPLRNAISELGLSALITGIRRDEHETRRDETHVSVREHPPHERIHPLLDFTEANVWEYIRTFELPYAPLYDRGYRSLSCMPCTAAPGAEDPAATERGDRAPDKESVMAQLRALGYF, encoded by the coding sequence ATGACGACCGGACAGCAACTCATCAAAAAAATTGAAGTCGCCCTCGCCCTGCTGGAAGACGCCCGCACCCGACACGGCGGGCGTATGGCCGTCGCCTTCTCCGGCGGCAAAGACTCCCTCGTGGCCCTGCATCTCGTGCGCACCATGCATGGCGGAGACATTCCGCTGCCGGTGCTCTCCATCGATACCGGGGTGAAATTTCCCGAGGTCACTGCCTTTCGCGACCGAATTGCGCAAGAATGGGGATTTGGTCTGCACATCGTGCAGGACGAAACCTGGGCTGAAATGGCCGCAGCCGGCTCCATGCCCTCGCCGAATTCGCTGGAATGCTGCCGCGTGCTCAAGGTGGCGCCGCTGCGCAACGCCATCTCCGAACTCGGCCTTTCCGCGCTGATCACCGGCATCAGGCGCGATGAGCACGAGACCCGCAGGGACGAGACACACGTCTCCGTCCGCGAACACCCGCCGCATGAACGCATCCACCCGCTGCTGGACTTCACCGAAGCCAACGTCTGGGAGTACATCCGCACCTTCGAGCTGCCCTACGCCCCGCTGTACGACCGTGGCTACCGCTCCCTCTCCTGCATGCCTTGCACGGCCGCACCCGGCGCAGAAGACCCTGCCGCCACGGAACGCGGCGACCGCGCCCCGGACAAGGAGTCCGTTATGGCGCAGCTGCGCGCTTTGGGATATTTTTAA
- a CDS encoding PAS domain-containing protein has product MQQTEPGDVMDDYHAHMHHRQPIRLFGAPLRYIERMKFRSKIALGISTIVVLMAVIFAVTLGEMSSRAVLIEGRKRGRTVAENLAMRAAEPLLASDFLRLKNLVDEVKKVSADIEYAFIMDENGHVLTHTFPDGFPVELAGVNPITEDTFSLVIVDTGSGYIYDFATPVRLAGASLGTVRLGLSREQLLEPVSRLNMAVFAIASVSLFIALLAGLAFSHRVTRRINLLKQHAESVVMGNLDVQTAPEPQRHCWECMNCKLVTCPAYGDPLRRCWYMAGHLDDNVPDECVESCRDCIIYRQNAGDEIQNLAEAFDVMSVTLNTHIKELREAESNLRRQQQLLRTIINVTPDLVALFDNNLRYMSVNKAFAEFVHLPESEIIGKTDEDLFSAEDARRRTSEARIALESNQVRKAEISQTSEGGERWYHVVWTPVRDSEGRTVGLLRTSRDMTEVREYQEQLLHSQKMESLGKLAGGVAHEINTPLGVILGYAQLLQDDVEPDSQIHKDLETIEKQAKVCRQIVADLLGFSRRAESSKREMCLNNSVMEVVTLVSHTFSLDHVEIITDMDDRMPIIFGDPEKLKQVWINLLNNARDAMHETGGAIVVMTRLYTPQQKVTIWFADTGPGITPDTMPKIFDPFFSTKAVGEGTGLGLSVSFGIIEDHDGSIDAASPLPDSFFEILTPVARKKLPTPEKRGPGTVFVVDLPLDHEESVDTPSAQSICKQEHESENAVTTAHT; this is encoded by the coding sequence ATGCAACAGACTGAGCCGGGCGACGTTATGGACGATTACCACGCGCACATGCATCATCGGCAGCCCATACGCCTCTTCGGCGCGCCCCTGCGCTACATCGAGCGCATGAAATTCCGCAGCAAGATAGCCCTGGGCATCTCCACCATCGTGGTGCTCATGGCTGTGATATTCGCCGTGACCCTTGGCGAAATGTCCTCACGCGCCGTACTTATCGAAGGCAGAAAACGTGGCCGCACCGTGGCGGAAAATCTCGCCATGCGGGCTGCGGAACCGCTCCTCGCCAGCGATTTCCTGCGGCTCAAGAACCTGGTGGATGAAGTCAAGAAGGTCTCCGCCGACATCGAGTACGCCTTCATCATGGACGAAAACGGCCATGTGCTGACACACACCTTCCCCGATGGCTTTCCCGTCGAGCTGGCAGGCGTCAACCCAATCACCGAGGACACGTTCTCTCTCGTCATCGTCGATACGGGCTCCGGCTATATCTACGACTTCGCCACCCCTGTGCGGCTCGCCGGCGCCAGCCTCGGCACGGTCCGGCTCGGCCTCTCCAGAGAACAGCTTCTGGAGCCTGTTTCGCGTCTCAATATGGCCGTCTTCGCCATCGCTTCCGTCTCACTTTTCATCGCCCTGCTCGCCGGACTGGCCTTCTCCCACCGCGTCACCCGTCGCATCAACCTGCTCAAGCAGCACGCCGAAAGCGTGGTGATGGGCAACCTGGACGTGCAGACCGCGCCGGAACCTCAGCGCCATTGCTGGGAATGCATGAACTGCAAGCTCGTTACCTGCCCGGCGTACGGCGACCCACTGCGCCGCTGCTGGTACATGGCCGGCCACCTGGACGACAACGTGCCCGACGAGTGTGTGGAATCCTGCCGGGACTGCATCATCTACCGCCAGAACGCCGGCGACGAAATCCAGAACCTCGCCGAGGCCTTCGATGTGATGTCCGTCACCCTGAACACGCACATCAAGGAACTGCGCGAGGCCGAGTCCAACCTCAGGCGCCAGCAACAGCTCCTGCGCACCATCATAAACGTCACGCCGGACCTCGTGGCCCTGTTCGACAACAATCTGCGCTACATGTCCGTGAACAAGGCCTTTGCCGAATTCGTGCACCTGCCCGAATCGGAAATCATCGGCAAGACGGACGAGGACCTCTTTTCTGCCGAGGACGCCCGGCGTCGCACCTCCGAGGCGCGCATCGCCCTGGAATCCAACCAGGTGCGCAAGGCCGAGATCTCGCAGACCAGCGAGGGCGGCGAGCGCTGGTATCATGTGGTGTGGACGCCCGTGCGCGACTCCGAAGGCCGCACTGTGGGCCTGCTGCGCACCAGCCGCGACATGACCGAGGTGCGCGAATACCAGGAGCAACTGCTCCACTCCCAGAAGATGGAATCCCTCGGCAAACTGGCCGGCGGCGTTGCCCACGAGATCAATACCCCCCTCGGCGTCATTCTCGGCTACGCGCAGCTCCTGCAGGACGACGTGGAGCCCGACTCCCAAATCCACAAGGATCTCGAAACTATCGAGAAACAGGCCAAGGTATGCCGGCAGATCGTTGCCGACCTGCTGGGCTTCTCCCGCCGCGCAGAGAGTTCCAAGCGTGAGATGTGCCTGAACAACTCGGTCATGGAAGTCGTCACTCTGGTCTCCCACACTTTCAGCCTGGACCACGTGGAGATCATCACCGACATGGACGACCGCATGCCCATCATCTTCGGCGATCCGGAAAAGCTCAAGCAGGTCTGGATAAACTTGCTGAACAACGCCCGTGACGCCATGCACGAAACCGGCGGCGCCATCGTCGTCATGACGCGCCTCTACACACCGCAACAGAAGGTCACCATCTGGTTCGCGGATACGGGTCCCGGCATCACGCCGGACACCATGCCCAAAATCTTCGATCCGTTTTTCTCCACCAAAGCCGTGGGAGAAGGCACGGGCCTCGGCCTGTCCGTCTCGTTCGGCATCATAGAGGACCACGACGGCTCCATCGACGCCGCAAGTCCTCTACCCGATTCATTTTTCGAGATACTCACTCCGGTGGCCAGAAAAAAGCTGCCGACGCCTGAGAAACGTGGACCGGGAACAGTATTCGTGGTGGACCTGCCGCTGGACCACGAGGAGTCCGTGGACACGCCGAGCGCACAGTCCATTTGCAAGCAGGAACACGAGAGCGAGAACGCCGTGACCACGGCCCATACCTGA